A window from Vulcanimicrobium alpinum encodes these proteins:
- a CDS encoding DUF4127 family protein, with protein MTNGDAMHSIAALFSAVLALTFVVVPLDDRPVTAQLPKLLGAIAGVQVVEPPVPLLGRYLTPGDPDAILRWLRSEAPADARAYIVSNDMAVYGGLVASRIPGVSRALAYTRVSDLASVRASRPAASFAVFGTVMRLAPTGVPATGGAKTFPFAGDVWPLVQTYANLPDPPQTAEQQALAVRLRARLGTNLDAYLATRARNRDVDLFALRTEAEGGFDRVLLGQDDAGPVGLHLRDLAALRRFSAAWLTPARASIEPGADELAMVLEGAALAREARVVPRVRVIYSRADGGTVNDPLEFAPIATTIDDIIRSCGARQVAADAAADVDLFVRVPATSDADEQTFVARIAGDAPPRLRAIADLSFLTPDDYVQQRRLTGDLIDAGVAGSIDAFASWNTVANTVGTALPEAIAVIAGRRLGTYDARAHATFTLMRYVDDVAFHTVVRPKINDDLSAGGIDDHTYLEGDVARRTDAENRALLWPAGLDLLARIAAQYRDAGFTITLPWDRTFETKLDVRLAPKR; from the coding sequence CCGGTCACCGCGCAGCTTCCGAAACTGCTGGGCGCGATCGCCGGAGTGCAGGTGGTCGAGCCGCCCGTACCGCTGCTCGGACGCTATCTCACGCCCGGCGATCCCGACGCGATCCTGCGCTGGCTTCGCAGCGAGGCGCCGGCCGACGCGCGCGCCTACATCGTCTCGAACGACATGGCCGTCTACGGCGGGCTCGTCGCGTCGCGGATTCCCGGCGTCTCGCGCGCTCTCGCCTACACGCGCGTGAGCGATCTCGCGAGCGTGCGCGCGTCGCGCCCGGCGGCGTCGTTCGCCGTGTTCGGCACGGTCATGCGCCTCGCTCCGACCGGCGTGCCCGCGACCGGCGGCGCAAAGACGTTCCCGTTCGCGGGCGACGTGTGGCCGCTCGTGCAGACGTACGCGAACTTGCCGGATCCGCCGCAGACCGCCGAGCAGCAGGCGCTGGCGGTGCGCCTGCGCGCGCGGCTTGGGACGAATTTGGACGCCTATCTCGCCACGCGCGCCCGCAACCGCGACGTCGATCTGTTCGCGCTGCGCACGGAGGCGGAGGGCGGTTTCGACCGCGTCCTGCTCGGGCAGGACGATGCGGGGCCGGTCGGGCTGCACCTGCGCGATCTGGCGGCGCTGCGGCGTTTCAGCGCGGCGTGGCTGACGCCGGCGCGCGCGTCGATCGAGCCGGGCGCGGACGAGTTGGCGATGGTGCTCGAGGGTGCCGCGCTCGCGCGCGAAGCGCGCGTCGTGCCGCGAGTGCGCGTGATCTACTCGCGCGCCGACGGCGGGACGGTGAACGATCCGCTCGAGTTTGCGCCGATCGCGACGACGATCGACGACATCATCCGCAGCTGCGGGGCGCGTCAGGTCGCGGCGGACGCGGCGGCCGACGTCGACCTGTTCGTGCGCGTTCCGGCAACGAGCGACGCCGACGAGCAGACCTTCGTCGCGCGCATCGCGGGGGATGCGCCGCCGCGCCTGCGCGCGATCGCCGACCTCTCGTTCCTCACGCCGGACGACTACGTGCAGCAGCGCCGGCTGACCGGCGACCTGATCGACGCCGGCGTTGCAGGATCGATCGATGCGTTCGCGTCTTGGAACACCGTCGCCAACACCGTCGGCACGGCGCTCCCGGAAGCGATCGCCGTGATCGCAGGGCGCCGGCTGGGCACGTACGACGCGCGCGCGCACGCGACGTTCACGCTGATGCGCTACGTCGACGACGTCGCGTTCCACACCGTCGTGCGGCCGAAGATCAACGACGACCTGAGTGCCGGCGGAATCGATGACCACACCTATCTCGAAGGCGACGTCGCCCGCCGCACCGATGCCGAGAACCGCGCGCTGCTGTGGCCGGCCGGTCTCGATCTGCTGGCGCGCATCGCAGCGCAGTACCGCGATGCGGGCTTCACGATCACCTTGCCGTGGGACCGCACCTTCGAGACGAAACTCGACGTGCGGCTCGCGCCGAAGCGCTGA
- the mce gene encoding methylmalonyl-CoA epimerase, with the protein MIDAPIDHVAIVVKDLDAAIALYTQTLGFSFVYREIVADQGIEAVGVRTGNAVIELLRPLDEESPIARYRGDAQTKLHHTAYRVADIRAELARLKAAGIRLIDEEPRRGAHGNTIAFLHPKSTGGVLVELCQPPGGGPPREG; encoded by the coding sequence ATGATCGACGCGCCGATCGATCATGTCGCGATCGTCGTCAAAGACCTGGACGCGGCGATCGCGCTGTACACGCAGACCCTCGGCTTCTCGTTCGTCTACCGCGAGATCGTCGCCGATCAGGGGATCGAAGCCGTCGGCGTGCGGACCGGCAACGCGGTCATCGAACTCCTGCGCCCGCTCGACGAGGAGTCCCCGATCGCCCGCTACCGCGGCGACGCGCAGACGAAACTGCATCACACCGCCTACCGCGTCGCCGACATCCGCGCCGAACTCGCGCGTCTGAAGGCCGCCGGGATCCGCCTGATCGACGAAGAGCCGCGCCGCGGCGCGCACGGCAATACGATCGCGTTTCTGCACCCCAAGTCGACCGGCGGCGTCCTCGTCGAACTCTGCCAGCCGCCGGGCGGCGGCCCGCCCCGCGAGGGTTGA